The Vitis riparia cultivar Riparia Gloire de Montpellier isolate 1030 chromosome 3, EGFV_Vit.rip_1.0, whole genome shotgun sequence genome includes a region encoding these proteins:
- the LOC117911147 gene encoding protein DETOXIFICATION 46, chloroplastic has product MQFKTLARPSQIHLQIPSLRRFSPPPFCFNRCLKAHSHTSLSLQNSRISSVMNRGSRFAIGCISSSEVVGDGVEFVAGNEENVGSVSLLEEEEVEVEVVGVGKQEFGVNQSIWEQMKEIMMFTGPATGLWICGPLMSLIDTAVIGQGSSVELAALGPGTVVCDYMSYVFMFLSIATSNMVATSLARQDKKEVQHQISTLLFVGFTCGVLMLLFTKFLGAWALTVFTGPKNAHIVPAANVYVQIRGLAWPAVLVGWVAQSASLGMKDSWGPLKALAVASAINGIGDIVLCSFLGYGIAGAAWATMVSQVIAGYMMIEALNKKGYNAFAFSVPSLDEFVQILGLAAPVFVTMMSKVAFYSFLIYFATSMGTHTLAAHQVMSQLYSMCTVWGEPLSQTAQSFMPELIYGVNRNLAKARMLLKSLLIMGALVGLTLGTIAIAIPWLFPNIFTHDGEVIQEMHKVLIPYFLALVVTPSTHSLEGTLLAGRELRFISLSMSGCFSLGGLLLLFVYSRGYGLSGCWFGLVAFQWARFFLALQRLFSPNGILYSEDLNQSELGKLKAV; this is encoded by the exons ATGCAGTTCAAAACCCTAGCTCGTCCTTCCCAAATCCACCTCCAAATCCCTAGCCTCAGACGATTCTCTCCACCTCCATTCTGCTTCAATCGATGCCTGAAAGCTCACTCTCACACCTCTCTCTCTTTGCAAAATTCACGAATTTCTTCGGTGATGAATCGTGGTAGTCGGTTCGCAATTGGTTGTATTAGTTCCAGCGAAGTTGTTGGAGACGGAGTTGAATTTGTGGCTGGAAATGAGGAAAATGTCGGTTCGGTTTCATTGTTGGAAGAGGaagaggtggaggtggaggttgTTGGAGTGGGAAAACAAGAGTTCGGGGTGAATCAGAGTATATGGGAACAGATGAAGGAGATCATGATGTTTACGGGGCCTGCCACGGGTCTGTGGATATGTGGACCTTTGATGAGTCTTATTGATACAGCTGTTATTGGTCAGGGAAGCTCGGTTGAGCTTGCTGCTTTGG GCCCAGGCACAGTTGTATGTGATTATATGAGTTATGTTTTCATGTTCCTTTCTATTGCTACTTCCAATATGGTTGCGACTTCACTTGCTCGACAG GATAAAAAGGAAGTGCAACATCAGATATCTACCTTGCTCTTTGTTGGGTTTACCTGTGGTGTGCTGATGCTCCTTTTTACAAAATTCCTGGGTGCATGGGCACTAACTG TTTTTACGGGGCCAAAGAATGCTCATATTGTACCTGCAGCAAATGTATATGTTCAG ATTCGGGGCTTAGCATGGCCAGCAGTTCTTGTTGGATGGGTTGCTCAAAGTGCAAG TCTTGGCATGAAAGATTCATGGGGACCTTTGAAGGCTTTGGCAGTTGCCAGTGCTATAAATGGCATCGGTGATATTGTCCTTTGCAGTTTCTTAGGCTATGGTATTGCTGGTGCAGCATGGGCAACGATGGTGTCACAA GTCATTGCTGGTTATATGATGATTGAAGCTCTGAACAAGAAAGGATATAATGCTTTCGCCTTCTCTGTTCCATCACTTGATGAATTTGTGCAGATATTGGGGCTTGCTGCTCCAGTGTTTGTAACAATGATGTCAAAG GTGGCTTTCTACTCTTTCCTTATATATTTTGCTACATCTATGGGCACACACACTCTTGCTGCTCATCAG GTCATGAGTCAATTGTACAGCATGTGTACAGTTTGGGGTGAGCCTCTCTCACAAACCGCACAATCATTCATGCCTGAGTTGATATATGGAGTCAATCGAAATCTGGCGAAG GCCCGAATGCTGCTGAAGTCACTTTTGATTATGGGAGCTTTAGTTGGATTGACACTCGGAACAATTGCGATAGCTATTCCATGGCTATTCcctaatatttttacacatgaTGGTGAGGTCATACAAGAG ATGCACAAGGTGTTGATTCCATACTTTCTTGCATTAGTTGTGACACCCTCTACTCACAGTCTGGAGGGAACTTTGCTG GCTGGACGGGAGCTTAGATTCATTAGTTTATCAATGAGTGGATGCTTTTCTTTAGGTGGTCTTTTACTATTG TTTGTGTACAGTAGAGGATATGGATTGTCAGGCTGCTGGTTTGGCCTCGTAGCATTCCAATGG GCACGATTTTTTCTCGCTCTCCAGCGACTTTTTTCTCCAAATGGCATACTTTACTCAGAAGATTTAAACCAGTCTGAGCTGGGGAAGCTCAAAGCTGTATAG
- the LOC117911659 gene encoding D-ribulose kinase isoform X1, whose protein sequence is MPQSSSPHALSHLSALHQPNKAKKLIESIADFNGSFYTDTCDFNFSGCCNSKKPFWRHQLHKTATKAKARMMMNPGSNKDDGEFSGQVGHRLYLGMDFGTSGARFVLIDKQGTIQAQGKREYPLLYMSEETMDWVSSWKKTLFSLLEDVPVSLRPLIASISIDGTSATTMIIDSTTGEPLWRPFLYNESCPDALPIVKSIAPANHTVCSGSSTLCKLVSWWNSDDSNKEHALLLHQADWLLWLLHGKLGISDYNNALKVGYDPEHDSYPSWLLSQPYSRVLPSVKAPGASIGYLQEDIRTQFGFPKDCVVCTGTTDSIAAFLAARATQPGKAVTSLGSTLAIKLLSTSRIEDARFGVYSHRLDDKWLVGGASNTGGAVLRQIFTDEQLEKLSEQINPMEASPLDYYPLHAVGERFPVADPKMVPRLQPRPESDVEYLHGILESIARIEAKAYSLLKYMGATQVDEVFTAGGGAKNRTWAKIRERVLGLPVSRAIQTEAAYGAALLALKGAQRDIDIP, encoded by the exons ATGCCTCAATCCAGCAGCCCACATGCTCTTTCCCATCTCTCTGCCCTCCATCAGCCAAACAAGGCAAAAAAGTTGATAGAATCAATTGCAGATTTTAATGGGTCTTTTTATACTGATACATGTGATTTCAACTTCTCAGGATGCTGCAATTCAAAAAAGCCATTTTGGAGGCATCAGCTGCATAAAACTGCAACCAAAGCGAAAGCAAGAATGATGATGAACCCTGGAAGCAATAAAGACGATGGAGAATTTTCTGGGCAAGTGGGTCATAGGCTTTATCTGGGTATGGACTTTGGGACCTCTGGAGCGAGGTTTGTTCTTATTGACAAGCAAGGAACAATTCAGGCCCAAGGAAAGAGGGAGTATCCCCTTCTATATATG AGTGAAGAAACAATGGATTGGGTGAGCTCCTGGAAAAAGACACTTTTTTCACTACTTGAAGATGTTCCGGTTAGTCTCCGTCCATTGATTGCTTCCATCTCTATAGATGGGACTTCAGCTACGACTATGATCATCGATAG CACCACGGGAGAACCATTATGGAGACCTTTCCTCTACAATGAGAGCTGTCCTGATGCTTTGCCAATAGTAAAGTCCATTGCTCCTGCAAACCACACAGTCTGCTCTGGTTCATCTACCCTGTGCAAGCTTGTCTCATGGTGGAATTCTGATGATTCAAATAAAGAACATGCACTATTGTTGCATCAAGCAGATTGGCTATTGTGGCTTCTTCATGGAAAGCTTGGAATTTCTGACTACAACAATGCTTTGAAG GTTGGCTATGATCCTGAACATGACTCCTATCCATCTTGGCTGCTCTCTCAGCCATATTCACGAGTTTTACCTTCTGTAAAAGCTCCTGGAGCTTCGATTGGTTATTTACAGGAGGACATAAGAACACAGTTCG GTTTTCCAAAGGATTGTGTTGTCTGCACAGGAACCACTGATAGCATTGCTGCGTTTCTCGCAGCTCGTGCTACTCAACCTGGGAAAGCT GTAACGTCTTTGGGTTCGACACTTGCTATTAAACTACTGAGCACCAGTAGGATTGAGGATGCTCGATTTGGAGTGTATAGCCATCGCCTTGATGATAAATGGCTTGTTGGAGGTGCTTCTAATACAGGTGGAGCTGTTCTTAGGCAGATTTTTACCGATGAGCAGTTGGAGAAATTGAGTGAACAGATCAATCCCATGGAAGCCTCTCCTCTGGATTACTATCCTCTGCATGCTGTTGGCGAAAGATTTCCTGTGGCCGACCCAAAGATGGTTCCcag ATTACAGCCACGGCCAGAAAGCGATGTTGAGTACTTGCACGGCATTCTTGAATCCATTGCACGCATAGAG GCGAAGGCTTATAGCTTACTGAAGTACATGGGAGCAACACAGGTTGATGAAGTGTTCACTGCTGGAGGTGGTGCAAAAAATAGGACATGGGCAAAGATTCGGGAACGAGTGCTTGGTTTGCCTGTGAGCCGGGCTATTCAAACCGAAGCTGCCTATGGAGCTGCTCTGTTGGCATTGAAGGGCGCCCAGCGAGATATAGATATTCCGTGA
- the LOC117911659 gene encoding D-ribulose kinase isoform X2 produces the protein MHASIQQPTCSFPSLCPPSAKQGCCNSKKPFWRHQLHKTATKAKARMMMNPGSNKDDGEFSGQVGHRLYLGMDFGTSGARFVLIDKQGTIQAQGKREYPLLYMSEETMDWVSSWKKTLFSLLEDVPVSLRPLIASISIDGTSATTMIIDSTTGEPLWRPFLYNESCPDALPIVKSIAPANHTVCSGSSTLCKLVSWWNSDDSNKEHALLLHQADWLLWLLHGKLGISDYNNALKVGYDPEHDSYPSWLLSQPYSRVLPSVKAPGASIGYLQEDIRTQFGFPKDCVVCTGTTDSIAAFLAARATQPGKAVTSLGSTLAIKLLSTSRIEDARFGVYSHRLDDKWLVGGASNTGGAVLRQIFTDEQLEKLSEQINPMEASPLDYYPLHAVGERFPVADPKMVPRLQPRPESDVEYLHGILESIARIEAKAYSLLKYMGATQVDEVFTAGGGAKNRTWAKIRERVLGLPVSRAIQTEAAYGAALLALKGAQRDIDIP, from the exons ATGCATGCCTCAATCCAGCAGCCCACATGCTCTTTCCCATCTCTCTGCCCTCCATCAGCCAAACAAG GATGCTGCAATTCAAAAAAGCCATTTTGGAGGCATCAGCTGCATAAAACTGCAACCAAAGCGAAAGCAAGAATGATGATGAACCCTGGAAGCAATAAAGACGATGGAGAATTTTCTGGGCAAGTGGGTCATAGGCTTTATCTGGGTATGGACTTTGGGACCTCTGGAGCGAGGTTTGTTCTTATTGACAAGCAAGGAACAATTCAGGCCCAAGGAAAGAGGGAGTATCCCCTTCTATATATG AGTGAAGAAACAATGGATTGGGTGAGCTCCTGGAAAAAGACACTTTTTTCACTACTTGAAGATGTTCCGGTTAGTCTCCGTCCATTGATTGCTTCCATCTCTATAGATGGGACTTCAGCTACGACTATGATCATCGATAG CACCACGGGAGAACCATTATGGAGACCTTTCCTCTACAATGAGAGCTGTCCTGATGCTTTGCCAATAGTAAAGTCCATTGCTCCTGCAAACCACACAGTCTGCTCTGGTTCATCTACCCTGTGCAAGCTTGTCTCATGGTGGAATTCTGATGATTCAAATAAAGAACATGCACTATTGTTGCATCAAGCAGATTGGCTATTGTGGCTTCTTCATGGAAAGCTTGGAATTTCTGACTACAACAATGCTTTGAAG GTTGGCTATGATCCTGAACATGACTCCTATCCATCTTGGCTGCTCTCTCAGCCATATTCACGAGTTTTACCTTCTGTAAAAGCTCCTGGAGCTTCGATTGGTTATTTACAGGAGGACATAAGAACACAGTTCG GTTTTCCAAAGGATTGTGTTGTCTGCACAGGAACCACTGATAGCATTGCTGCGTTTCTCGCAGCTCGTGCTACTCAACCTGGGAAAGCT GTAACGTCTTTGGGTTCGACACTTGCTATTAAACTACTGAGCACCAGTAGGATTGAGGATGCTCGATTTGGAGTGTATAGCCATCGCCTTGATGATAAATGGCTTGTTGGAGGTGCTTCTAATACAGGTGGAGCTGTTCTTAGGCAGATTTTTACCGATGAGCAGTTGGAGAAATTGAGTGAACAGATCAATCCCATGGAAGCCTCTCCTCTGGATTACTATCCTCTGCATGCTGTTGGCGAAAGATTTCCTGTGGCCGACCCAAAGATGGTTCCcag ATTACAGCCACGGCCAGAAAGCGATGTTGAGTACTTGCACGGCATTCTTGAATCCATTGCACGCATAGAG GCGAAGGCTTATAGCTTACTGAAGTACATGGGAGCAACACAGGTTGATGAAGTGTTCACTGCTGGAGGTGGTGCAAAAAATAGGACATGGGCAAAGATTCGGGAACGAGTGCTTGGTTTGCCTGTGAGCCGGGCTATTCAAACCGAAGCTGCCTATGGAGCTGCTCTGTTGGCATTGAAGGGCGCCCAGCGAGATATAGATATTCCGTGA
- the LOC117911537 gene encoding protein terminal ear1 homolog: protein MLLLLVPQSGRFQQLCKSSMADEKTLNPQAPEFIPTSLFSSHYSPPNLFLFYHNSFSTPFFTPLYSTSYLPYPSLFISPQRVFSPVPLQLPPPMESPVVEASSEDDTQVEKQAVMEKKVVVEKFSPRIVSKGVRNRWVLRKGGGGQGFRGHENQNKQAWRVRVGDGDRNRYCGKVELKPITRKKNPKDVLPIQPGSNDTTVMIRNVPNKYTREMLLQFLDEHCMKENQKLGLENSEEADQEERIVSAFDFLYLPIDFDTGMNKSYAFVNFTHPKAVWRFHFASHNQKWELFHSKKIREIVCAKIQGKEALVKHFEKMSFACEWDEFLPLCFSPARDGSRELVKQSTVGSRVDA from the exons ATGCTTCTCCTTCTCGTTCCTCAGTCCGGGAGGTTCCAGCAGCTCTGCAAATCTTCCATGGCAGATGAGAAGACTTTGAACCCCCAAGCACCCGAATTCATCCCCACCTCTCTCTTCTCTAGCCACTATTCGCCtccaaatttatttctcttctatCACAATAGCTTCTCAACCCCATTTTTTACACCTCTCTACTCTACCTCCTACTTACCTTACCCATCTCTGTTCATCTCACCACAGCGTGTTTTCTCGCCGGTTCCACTCCAGTTGCCGCCGCCTATGGAGTCGCCGGTGGTGGAGGCTTCGTCTGAGGATGATACCCAGGTGGAGAAGCAAGCTGTGATGGAGAAGAAGGTAGTTGTTGAGAAGTTTAGTCCGAGAATAGTGAGTAAAGGTGTTAGGAATCGGTGGGTTTTGAGGAAAGGTGGCGGTGGGCAAGGGTTTCGAGGGCATGAAAACCAGAACAAGCAGGCTTGGAGGGTCAGGGTTGGTGATGGTGATCGGAATCGGTATTGTGGGAAGGTGGAGTTGAAGCCTATTACACGCaaaaaaaaccctaaggatGTGCTGCCTATTCAGCCCGGTAGCAACGACACCACCGTTATGATCAGAAACGTACCAAATAAATACAC TCGTGAAATGTTACTGCAATTCCTTGATGAGCACTGCATGAAAGAGAATCAGAAACTAGGGTTGGAGAATTCTGAAGAAGCCGATCAGGAAGAGCGGATTGTCTCAGCCTTCGACTTTCTGTATTTGCCTATAGATTTCGA TACTGGGATGAACAAGAGCTATGCGTTTGTGAACTTCACACACCCAAAAGCAGTGTGGAGGTTTCACTTTGCTTCTCACAATCAGAAATGGGAACTTTTCCACTCTAAGAAGATACGTGAAATAGTCTGCGCAAAGATCCAG GGGAAGGAGGCGCTGGTGAAGCACTTCGAGAAGATGAGCTTTGCGTGTGAATGGGATGAGTTCCTACCCTTGTGCTTCAGCCCAGCTCGGGATGGCTCCAGGGAGTTGGTGAAGCAAAGCACCGTGGGTAGTAGAGTCGACGCATAA
- the LOC117911148 gene encoding uncharacterized protein LOC117911148, producing the protein MAASSLSSTHLLHHLLRRPQPSPLASSSVFSFFCVSPTTTSTAAAAATFSPLCTTLFSFHASARPLFLCNSLSSSSVAFPQTPSPQSIEPHSIPQEQLLNDLAEEEESGGEIVEEEESGGEIAKQEELYESEESVKETSRPFNLTIKEKKELASYAHSLGKKLKCQLVGKQGVTASVASAFIENLESNELLKIKIHGTCPGELPDVVKQLEESTGSVVVGHIGRSVILYRPSVTKLKAEEKRKQARRVYVRKGAIFKPKLPGKLLEGQSPRVFGRGRRGSSRFRDT; encoded by the exons ATGGCGGCATCATCTTTATCATCTACTCATCTGCTCCACCACCTTCTCCGCCGTCCGCAGCCGTCACCGCTTGCATCCTCTTCCGTCTTCTCCTTCTTCTGCGTCTCCCCTACCACAACCTCCACTGCCGCCGCCGCCGCCACTTTCTCTCCCCTTTGCACCACCCTCTTCTCTTTCCACGCCTCCGCTCGCCCTCTCTTCCTCTGCAACTCACTCTCTTCCTCCTCTGTCGCATTTCCTCAAACACCTTCTCCCCAATCCATTGAACCGCATTCCATTCCCCAAGAACAATTGCTAAACGACCTtgcggaagaagaagagagcgGTGGCGAAATtgtggaagaagaagagagcgGCGGTGAAATTGCGAAGCAAGAGGAACTGTACGAATCTGAGGAATCCGTGAAGGAGACTTCGCGTCCGTTTAATTTGActataaaggagaaaaaagagcTGGCGTCGTATGCTCACAGCCTGGGGAAAAAGCTCAAGTGTCAATTGGTGGGGAAACAGGGTGTTACTGCTTCTGTGGCTTCTGCATTCATCGAGAACCTTGAATCCAACGAGCTTCTTAAG ATTAAAATACATGGCACCTGTCCAGGGGAGCTACCTGATGTGGTGAAGCAATTGGAGGAATCAACTGGTTCAGTTGTTGTTGGCCACATTGGTCGGTCAGTCATTCTTTACAGGCCAAGTGTCACCAAGTTGAAAGCAGAGGAGAAGAGGAAACAGGCTCGGAGAGTTTATGTTAGAAAAGGAGCCATTTTCAAACCCAAATTGCCG GGAAAATTGCTGGAGGGACAATCACCAAGGGTGTTTGGACGTGGTCGACGAGGAAGCAGCAGATTTCGAGACACATAA
- the LOC117911659 gene encoding D-ribulose kinase isoform X3, whose product MDWVSSWKKTLFSLLEDVPVSLRPLIASISIDGTSATTMIIDSTTGEPLWRPFLYNESCPDALPIVKSIAPANHTVCSGSSTLCKLVSWWNSDDSNKEHALLLHQADWLLWLLHGKLGISDYNNALKVGYDPEHDSYPSWLLSQPYSRVLPSVKAPGASIGYLQEDIRTQFGFPKDCVVCTGTTDSIAAFLAARATQPGKAVTSLGSTLAIKLLSTSRIEDARFGVYSHRLDDKWLVGGASNTGGAVLRQIFTDEQLEKLSEQINPMEASPLDYYPLHAVGERFPVADPKMVPRLQPRPESDVEYLHGILESIARIEAKAYSLLKYMGATQVDEVFTAGGGAKNRTWAKIRERVLGLPVSRAIQTEAAYGAALLALKGAQRDIDIP is encoded by the exons ATGGATTGGGTGAGCTCCTGGAAAAAGACACTTTTTTCACTACTTGAAGATGTTCCGGTTAGTCTCCGTCCATTGATTGCTTCCATCTCTATAGATGGGACTTCAGCTACGACTATGATCATCGATAG CACCACGGGAGAACCATTATGGAGACCTTTCCTCTACAATGAGAGCTGTCCTGATGCTTTGCCAATAGTAAAGTCCATTGCTCCTGCAAACCACACAGTCTGCTCTGGTTCATCTACCCTGTGCAAGCTTGTCTCATGGTGGAATTCTGATGATTCAAATAAAGAACATGCACTATTGTTGCATCAAGCAGATTGGCTATTGTGGCTTCTTCATGGAAAGCTTGGAATTTCTGACTACAACAATGCTTTGAAG GTTGGCTATGATCCTGAACATGACTCCTATCCATCTTGGCTGCTCTCTCAGCCATATTCACGAGTTTTACCTTCTGTAAAAGCTCCTGGAGCTTCGATTGGTTATTTACAGGAGGACATAAGAACACAGTTCG GTTTTCCAAAGGATTGTGTTGTCTGCACAGGAACCACTGATAGCATTGCTGCGTTTCTCGCAGCTCGTGCTACTCAACCTGGGAAAGCT GTAACGTCTTTGGGTTCGACACTTGCTATTAAACTACTGAGCACCAGTAGGATTGAGGATGCTCGATTTGGAGTGTATAGCCATCGCCTTGATGATAAATGGCTTGTTGGAGGTGCTTCTAATACAGGTGGAGCTGTTCTTAGGCAGATTTTTACCGATGAGCAGTTGGAGAAATTGAGTGAACAGATCAATCCCATGGAAGCCTCTCCTCTGGATTACTATCCTCTGCATGCTGTTGGCGAAAGATTTCCTGTGGCCGACCCAAAGATGGTTCCcag ATTACAGCCACGGCCAGAAAGCGATGTTGAGTACTTGCACGGCATTCTTGAATCCATTGCACGCATAGAG GCGAAGGCTTATAGCTTACTGAAGTACATGGGAGCAACACAGGTTGATGAAGTGTTCACTGCTGGAGGTGGTGCAAAAAATAGGACATGGGCAAAGATTCGGGAACGAGTGCTTGGTTTGCCTGTGAGCCGGGCTATTCAAACCGAAGCTGCCTATGGAGCTGCTCTGTTGGCATTGAAGGGCGCCCAGCGAGATATAGATATTCCGTGA
- the LOC117911791 gene encoding protein DETOXIFICATION 46, chloroplastic-like — protein MPFKALSHASHFHLQNPDLRRFSPPSTSFSNSPNARFRNSPAPSRLRISPAANDRRHRLTALCKSSSQEVLGETEDVASENGGNGALVSSFEEEDVGEGEEEAVEVVVGSKRKEFAADQSILNQMKKIVMFSGPATALWICGPLMSLIDTAVIGQGSSLELAALGPGTVLCDNMSYVFMFLSIATSNMVATALARKDKKEVQHQISILLFVGLACGVLMLFFMKFLGAWALTAFTGPKNAHLVPAANTYVQIRGLAWPAVLIGWVAQSASLGMKDSWGPLKALAVASAVNVTGHVVLCTLLGYGIAGAAWATMVSQVIAAYMMIEALNKKGFKAYSISVPSPSELLQIFKLAAPVFVTMVSKVSFYSLIIYFATSMGTHTVAAHQVMIQMYSMCVVWGEPLSQTAQSFMPELMYGVDRSLSKAQMLLKSLLIIGVILGLLLGIVGTSVPALFPNIFTPDPSVMQQMHKVLIPFFFALAVTPCTHSLEGTLLAGRDLKFLSLSMSGCFTLGAIILWLVSNSGYGLSGCWCALVGFQWARFFLSLRRLLSPNGVLFSEERYELGKLKAA, from the exons ATGCCCTTCAAAGCGCTCTCTCACGCATCACACTTCCATCTCCAAAACCCTGATCTCAGGCGATTCTCTCCACCTTCAACCTCATTCAGTAATAGTCCAAACGCTCGCTTCCGCAACTCGCCTGCTCCGTCGCGCCTGCGCATTTCTCCGGCTGCAAATGATCGCCGGCATCGCCTAACGGCTTTGTGCAAAAGCTCCAGTCAGGAGGTTCTCGGTGAGACAGAGGATGTTGCGAGCGAAAATGGCGGGAATGGCGCTCTGGTTTCGTCGTtcgaagaagaagatgttggaGAAGGAGAAGAGGAAGCGGTGGAGGTTGTTGTTGGATCGAAGAGGAAAGAATTCGCTGCGGATCAGAGCATTTTGAATCAGATGAAGAAGATTGTGATGTTTTCGGGGCCAGCCACTGCGCTGTGGATATGTGGGCCTTTGATGAGTCTCATTGACACGGCGGTGATTGGTCAGGGGAGCTCGCTTGAGCTGGCTGCTTTAG GACCTGGAACTGTTCTTTGCGACAATATGAGTTATGTGTTCATGTTTCTTTCTATTGCTACTTCAAATATGGTTGCCACTGCGCTGGCTAGAAAG GATAAAAAAGAAGTGCAACATCAGATATCCATCTTGCTCTTTGTTGGTTTAGCTTGTGGTGTGCTGATGCTTTTCTTCATGAAGTTCCTGGGTGCATGGGCATTAACTG CCTTTACTGGACCAAAGAATGCGCATCTTGTACCTGCAGCCAACACCTATGTTCAG ATCCGAGGATTAGCATGGCCTGCGGTTCTTATTGGATGGGTTGCTCAAAGTGCAAg TCTTGGGATGAAAGATTCTTGGGGACCTTTGAAGGCTTTGGCGGTTGCAAGTGCTGTAAATGTCACTGGCCATGTGGTGCTGTGCACTTTACTAGGTTATGGTATAGCAGGTGCAGCATGGGCAACAATGGTGTCACAA GTTATTGCAGCTTATATGATGATTGAAGCTCTAAATAAGAAAGGATTCAAAGCTTACTCCATATCTGTTCCATCACCCAGCGAACTTCTGCAAATATTTAAGCTTGCTGCTCCTGTGTTTGTGACAATGGTGTCAAAG GTGTCCTTCTACtctcttattatatattttgctaCCTCTATGGGTACACACACTGTTGCTGCTCATCAG GTCATGATTCAAATGTACAGCATGTGTGTGGTATGGGGTGAGCCTCTCTCTCAAACCGCCCAATCATTTATGCCTGAGTTGATGTATGGAGTTGATCGAAGTTTGTCAAAG GCCCAAATGCTGTTGAAGTCTCTTTTGATTATTGGAGTCATCCTTGGATTGTTATTAGGAATTGTTGGAACATCTGTTCCTGCGCTGTTCCCCAATATCTTCACACCCGACCCCTCCGTCATGCAGCAG ATGCACAAGGtgttgattcctttcttttttgctttagCCGTGACACCTTGTACACATAGTCTCGAGGGCACACTGCTG GCTGGACGTGATCTTAAGTTTTTGAGTTTATCAATGAGCGGATGCTTTACTTTGGGAGCCATTATTCTATGG CTTGTGAGCAATTCAGGATATGGTTTGTCAGGCTGCTGGTGTGCTCTCGTAGGATTCCAATGG GCTCggttctttctttctctccGCCGCCTTCTTTCTCCCAATGGTGTACTTTTTTCAGAGGAACGGTATGAACTGGGAAAACTGAAAGCCGCGTAG